A region of Allocoleopsis franciscana PCC 7113 DNA encodes the following proteins:
- a CDS encoding STAS domain-containing protein, whose protein sequence is MNPVVKVVQPSGILDGTKAGQFRQEIANLVDSGVDMVLVDFQDVTFMDSSGLGALVLALKTVRAAGGKLFICSVNEQIKMLFELTSMDRVFEIFANREEFENAIVSTH, encoded by the coding sequence ATGAATCCTGTAGTTAAAGTTGTTCAACCCTCTGGAATCTTAGACGGCACTAAAGCCGGTCAATTTCGTCAAGAGATTGCTAACCTGGTGGATTCTGGTGTCGATATGGTGTTGGTTGATTTCCAAGACGTTACTTTCATGGACAGCTCAGGGTTAGGGGCGCTAGTTTTGGCGCTGAAAACGGTTCGGGCTGCTGGTGGCAAGCTCTTTATTTGCTCGGTTAACGAGCAAATAAAAATGTTATTTGAACTAACGAGCATGGATCGCGTTTTTGAAATCTTTGCAAATCGAGAAGAATTTGAAAACGCTATTGTTTCTACCCACTAA
- the crtO gene encoding beta-carotene ketolase CrtO gives MQSYDVVIIGAGHNGLVCAAYLLKAGYSVLLLEKRSVPGGAATTEEVMPEEAPGFKFNLCAIDHEFIHLGPVVEELELTKYGLEYLFCDPVVFCPHPDGKYFLGHKSVEKTCAEIARYSDRDAKKYAEFIDYWQRVTKAITPMFNAPPKSIIDIAGNYGAQNIKDLLSVIGGVDKALDLVRNMLTSPEDLLNEWFDSEFLKAPLARLAAELGAPPSQKTLAIGAMMMSLRHNPGMARPRGGTGALVKALLNLVKSQGGVVLCDQHVEQVLVDDGRAVGVRVGGGQEYRANKGVISNIDARRLFLQMVDPADAHSADPNLRDRLERRIVNNNETILKIDCALSEVPRFERFDHKDEYLIGSVLIADSVAHVEEAHSLATRGIIPDSNPSMYLDVPTVLDPSMAPEGKHTLWIEFFAPYQIAGAEGTGLKGTGWTDELKNKVADRVIDKLADYAPNLKNAIMARRVESPAELGERLGAYKGNYYHVDMTLDQMVFFRPLPEIANYKTPIEDLYLTGAGTHPGGSISGMPGRNCARVFLNTQQPIAQKLKDAGNTVKSAVESVFKIT, from the coding sequence ATGCAATCTTACGATGTCGTTATTATCGGTGCGGGTCATAATGGACTGGTCTGTGCTGCCTACCTGCTAAAAGCGGGTTACAGTGTGTTACTTCTGGAAAAGCGTTCCGTCCCTGGCGGTGCAGCTACAACGGAAGAAGTCATGCCAGAAGAAGCCCCTGGTTTTAAGTTCAACCTCTGTGCCATTGACCACGAGTTTATTCACCTCGGCCCTGTTGTTGAAGAATTAGAACTAACCAAATACGGATTAGAATATCTATTCTGTGACCCCGTTGTCTTCTGCCCTCATCCCGACGGGAAGTATTTTTTGGGTCACAAGTCGGTTGAGAAGACTTGTGCGGAGATTGCCCGATATAGCGATCGCGATGCTAAAAAATACGCTGAATTTATCGACTACTGGCAGCGCGTCACCAAAGCCATTACTCCCATGTTCAATGCGCCGCCTAAGTCGATTATCGATATTGCAGGCAACTATGGCGCACAAAATATCAAAGATCTGCTCTCCGTCATCGGTGGCGTTGATAAAGCCCTGGACTTGGTTCGTAATATGCTAACCAGCCCAGAAGACCTACTCAACGAATGGTTTGATTCCGAGTTCCTCAAAGCCCCCCTAGCAAGACTCGCCGCAGAATTAGGAGCGCCTCCTTCCCAAAAAACCCTTGCCATTGGGGCGATGATGATGTCATTACGTCATAACCCTGGTATGGCTAGACCCCGTGGCGGGACAGGCGCACTGGTTAAAGCCTTATTAAATCTGGTTAAGAGTCAAGGTGGCGTTGTCTTGTGTGACCAGCACGTTGAGCAAGTTTTAGTGGATGACGGTCGTGCTGTCGGTGTCAGAGTGGGTGGAGGTCAAGAGTACCGCGCTAACAAAGGTGTGATTTCTAATATTGACGCTCGACGCTTGTTCCTGCAAATGGTTGACCCGGCTGATGCCCACTCAGCCGATCCCAACCTACGAGATCGATTGGAACGACGTATTGTCAATAACAATGAAACCATTCTTAAAATTGACTGTGCCCTGTCGGAAGTGCCACGTTTTGAACGATTTGACCACAAAGACGAGTACTTGATTGGCTCAGTGCTGATTGCTGACTCTGTGGCTCATGTAGAAGAAGCCCACTCCCTAGCAACGAGGGGAATTATTCCCGACTCTAATCCCTCAATGTACCTGGATGTCCCAACCGTATTAGACCCATCAATGGCTCCCGAAGGCAAGCATACGTTATGGATTGAGTTCTTCGCTCCTTACCAAATTGCTGGTGCTGAGGGGACAGGTTTGAAGGGTACAGGTTGGACGGATGAACTGAAAAACAAAGTGGCTGACCGCGTAATTGATAAATTGGCAGATTATGCGCCGAATCTCAAAAATGCGATTATGGCTCGTCGTGTAGAAAGCCCAGCAGAATTAGGAGAGCGGTTGGGGGCATACAAAGGCAATTACTACCATGTGGACATGACCCTCGATCAAATGGTCTTCTTCCGTCCCTTGCCGGAAATTGCTAACTACAAGACGCCGATTGAAGATCTTTATCTCACAGGTGCTGGGACTCATCCAGGCGGTTCGATCTCTGGGATGCCGGGACGTAACTGTGCTCGTGTGTTTCTCAATACTCAACAGCCAATTGCCCAAAAGCTGAAAGATGCTGGTAATACTGTTAAATCAGCAGTAGAGTCTGTATTCAAGATTACTTAA
- a CDS encoding saccharopine dehydrogenase family protein, whose protein sequence is MTDQQVLILGGQGRIGRSVAQDLVANTQAKITVTGRTLKSEASVQRQESPQIEFLALDLADYEGLEKAIASHQLVIHCAGPFLYRDTSVLKACIEQGVNYLDVSDSRSFTRKALALGDAAKAGGVTAIINTGIFPGISNSMVRHDVEKLDQAEQIHLSYVVAGSGGAGVTVMRTTFLGLQEPFEAWIDNQWQSVKPYSARETVQFPEPYGKAGVYWFDMPEAFTLVDSFPVKTVITKFGSIPDFYNHLTWIAAHIFPPSWIKNPAGIEFLSHVSHRMTSVSDRVSGIGVAIRSEVRGQKDGQPTLICSTLVHENTAVAAGAGTGSIAELMLANQLKKPGVWPVEQALPTELFKQTIQSRGLKLNVESTVIPSPVA, encoded by the coding sequence ATGACAGACCAGCAGGTTTTAATTCTTGGAGGACAAGGCAGAATCGGCAGGAGTGTAGCGCAAGACCTTGTTGCAAATACTCAGGCCAAGATTACTGTGACAGGACGGACGTTGAAATCTGAAGCCTCTGTGCAGCGGCAGGAATCGCCGCAAATAGAGTTTTTGGCCTTGGATTTAGCAGATTATGAAGGGTTAGAAAAAGCGATCGCTTCTCATCAGCTTGTGATTCATTGTGCAGGGCCGTTTCTCTACCGGGATACGAGTGTCCTCAAAGCTTGCATCGAACAGGGTGTAAACTATTTAGATGTCAGTGATAGCCGCTCCTTCACTCGTAAAGCGCTAGCATTAGGGGATGCCGCTAAGGCAGGGGGCGTTACGGCGATTATTAACACGGGCATCTTTCCCGGCATCTCTAATAGCATGGTGCGTCACGATGTCGAAAAACTCGATCAGGCGGAACAAATTCACCTCAGCTATGTGGTAGCGGGTTCCGGTGGTGCTGGGGTGACGGTCATGCGGACAACATTTCTGGGTTTACAAGAACCGTTTGAAGCTTGGATTGATAATCAATGGCAATCGGTGAAACCTTATAGCGCACGCGAAACGGTTCAATTCCCGGAACCCTATGGTAAAGCAGGAGTTTACTGGTTTGATATGCCAGAAGCTTTTACACTCGTTGACTCCTTCCCTGTAAAAACAGTTATTACCAAGTTTGGCTCTATTCCCGACTTTTACAATCATCTCACTTGGATTGCCGCTCACATCTTTCCGCCCTCCTGGATCAAAAATCCAGCGGGGATTGAGTTTTTGTCCCATGTCAGTCACCGCATGACGAGTGTGAGCGATCGCGTCAGTGGTATTGGTGTCGCCATTCGCTCTGAAGTTCGGGGTCAAAAAGATGGTCAACCGACCCTGATTTGCTCAACTTTGGTGCATGAAAATACAGCCGTGGCGGCGGGTGCCGGTACTGGTAGCATTGCCGAACTTATGCTTGCTAATCAACTTAAGAAACCAGGTGTTTGGCCTGTTGAACAGGCTCTTCCGACTGAATTGTTTAAACAAACCATTCAAAGTCGGGGTCTCAAGCTTAATGTTGAGAGTACCGTAATACCTTCTCCTGTAGCCTAA
- a CDS encoding protoglobin domain-containing protein yields the protein MSLNSHTFMTTMEKRVNFTSEDKALLKFHAEWGKAIAPTMADHFYEYLSRDPEMNAIMNAKEGRIHRLRETFIPWFYEMFTGMDEWGNAYADRRWRIGLVHVQIGIGPQHVVPAMATVVNEVSKQLKADGKPEELRDALGRICMIDLAFIEQAYVEVSSAAVLKETGWTEGLFRRLIATGAGSM from the coding sequence ATGAGCTTAAATTCCCATACCTTCATGACCACAATGGAAAAACGTGTGAATTTTACAAGTGAAGACAAAGCGCTTCTAAAATTTCATGCTGAATGGGGAAAAGCAATTGCGCCGACAATGGCAGATCATTTCTACGAATACTTAAGTCGCGATCCAGAAATGAATGCCATTATGAATGCCAAAGAGGGGCGTATTCATCGCTTGCGTGAAACCTTTATTCCCTGGTTTTATGAAATGTTTACAGGTATGGATGAATGGGGAAATGCCTATGCTGATCGTCGTTGGCGGATTGGCCTTGTGCATGTGCAAATTGGAATTGGTCCCCAACATGTTGTGCCAGCTATGGCAACGGTAGTGAATGAAGTTAGCAAACAACTGAAGGCGGATGGCAAGCCTGAAGAATTACGAGATGCTTTAGGACGAATTTGTATGATTGATTTAGCCTTCATTGAGCAAGCTTACGTAGAAGTTAGTTCAGCTGCGGTACTCAAAGAAACTGGCTGGACTGAAGGTCTCTTCAGACGTTTGATCGCAACAGGTGCCGGTTCAATGTAA
- a CDS encoding roadblock/LC7 domain-containing protein, which produces MAINSQKLGNILQNFVSQTSDVQGAAMVTPDGLPLASSLPGGMDDERVSAMSAAMLSLGERIGKELVRGDIDRIYVEGDEGFSILTSCGEDAVFLVLASKAAKQGVLMLEIKRAVAELKPALS; this is translated from the coding sequence ATGGCTATCAATTCTCAAAAATTGGGGAATATTCTCCAAAACTTTGTCTCCCAAACCTCTGATGTTCAGGGAGCAGCAATGGTCACTCCTGATGGTTTACCTCTGGCGTCAAGCTTACCCGGAGGGATGGATGATGAACGGGTTTCTGCAATGTCGGCTGCTATGCTCTCTTTGGGTGAGCGTATTGGCAAAGAACTCGTCAGAGGTGATATTGATCGCATTTATGTAGAAGGAGACGAAGGCTTTAGTATTTTGACCAGTTGTGGTGAAGATGCGGTATTTCTTGTCCTCGCCAGCAAGGCGGCGAAGCAGGGAGTTTTGATGTTAGAAATTAAGCGTGCAGTTGCGGAACTAAAGCCAGCTTTGTCCTAA
- a CDS encoding GTP-binding protein produces MKTLRLVVAGTPGAGKSTFVRTISDIEVIDTDRSATDKTALLKPKTTVAFDYGRFVFGSILEVQIYGTPGQSRFNFMWDFLIQRAHTYILLVAAHRPNDFHYARQILLFMNQRVQIPMLIGITHSDCPGACTTDEIMNRLGFMNDKNRPPVLNVNPTERGSVVEAVMGSMALLVAQQNVPQSTNKGEPSPAPQAKAKTPYQFPLPNFSRGR; encoded by the coding sequence ATGAAGACATTACGTTTAGTCGTAGCAGGAACACCAGGGGCAGGTAAGTCTACTTTTGTACGGACAATTAGTGATATTGAAGTGATAGACACAGACCGTAGCGCCACCGATAAAACTGCTCTATTAAAGCCAAAAACCACTGTAGCTTTCGACTATGGTCGATTCGTCTTTGGTTCCATTTTGGAAGTCCAAATTTACGGTACCCCTGGTCAATCTCGCTTTAATTTCATGTGGGATTTTTTGATTCAGAGAGCTCACACCTATATTCTCTTAGTCGCCGCGCATCGACCCAATGATTTCCACTATGCTCGTCAGATTCTCCTGTTTATGAATCAACGAGTACAGATTCCGATGCTCATTGGTATTACTCATAGCGATTGTCCAGGTGCCTGTACCACCGATGAGATTATGAATCGATTGGGCTTTATGAATGATAAAAATCGTCCACCAGTCTTGAACGTTAATCCTACGGAGCGAGGCTCAGTCGTAGAAGCCGTCATGGGGTCGATGGCTCTGTTGGTGGCTCAACAGAATGTACCTCAATCAACAAACAAAGGAGAACCCAGCCCAGCGCCTCAGGCTAAAGCGAAGACTCCCTATCAATTCCCTCTGCCGAACTTCTCACGAGGTCGGTAA